The following are encoded together in the Streptomyces flavofungini genome:
- a CDS encoding GNAT family N-acetyltransferase, whose amino-acid sequence MSGAVACRVAVGREDLDACFGVRKEVFVAEQGVPEDLEYDEYDSGAVHVLAVRAEDGVALGTGRLLTGDAAVVKNGDPDVGVGALGRLAVLRAARGLGVGAALVSAIEAAARERGLHAVDLHAQTHALGFYERLGYEAYGAEFLDAGIPHLAMRKALR is encoded by the coding sequence GTGAGCGGGGCGGTGGCCTGCCGGGTCGCGGTGGGCCGGGAGGACCTGGACGCGTGCTTCGGCGTGCGCAAGGAGGTCTTCGTCGCCGAGCAGGGGGTGCCGGAGGACCTGGAGTACGACGAGTACGACAGCGGGGCCGTGCACGTGCTCGCGGTGCGCGCCGAGGACGGGGTCGCGCTGGGCACGGGGCGGTTGCTGACCGGGGACGCGGCCGTCGTGAAGAACGGTGACCCCGACGTCGGGGTCGGTGCCCTGGGGCGGTTGGCCGTGCTGCGGGCCGCGCGGGGGCTCGGAGTGGGCGCCGCGCTGGTGTCCGCCATCGAGGCGGCCGCTCGGGAGCGGGGGCTGCACGCCGTCGACCTGCACGCGCAGACGCACGCGCTGGGTTTCTACGAGCGGTTGGGATACGAGGCCTACGGGGCGGAGTTCCTGGACGCGGGGATCCCGCATCTCGCCATGCGCAAGGCGCTGCGCTAG
- a CDS encoding Na+/H+ antiporter, with product MDQLALLLLLLLGALVTVPLGDRIGLPAPVLMTLFGGVLAFLSFVPNVEIAPELILPLVLPPLLYASVQRTSWRQFAANIRPILLLAVALVFVTTAAVAAVANAVVPGLPLAAAVALGALVAPPDPVAATAVAGSLGLPRRLVSILEGEGLFNDVTAIVLYHVAIAAAVSGTFSWPSAVGQLVLSAVVAVAVGLALGWLSNKLMGLLNDATLQTGLTLLVPFVAYVLAEELLGSGVLAVLTTALYLAERAVDADDVLGRITGQSFWEIVDTLVTGVAFGLIGLELHNVFGTADGREWEMVGWGAAIVAVVVGVRLMWLLPATWLAKRLHKRRDYDEEIPTSWRETVVMWWSGMRGVASVALALAIPLKTDDGAPFPARDEIVFIAFCVIIATLIAQGLTLPWLVKKLGVRADTDAERALERELAVRAAKAAKARLKEIEEVEELPEEVAERLLRGAFDIGARISPDILDDERRERYATRVDRFKAVQRIQREMMSAARHEVLAARSEPGYDPEIVDRVLHHLDVRSLR from the coding sequence GTGGATCAACTGGCGTTGCTGCTCCTGTTGTTGCTGGGGGCCCTGGTCACCGTGCCGTTGGGGGACCGGATCGGGCTGCCCGCGCCGGTGCTCATGACGCTGTTCGGGGGCGTGCTCGCGTTCCTCTCGTTCGTACCGAACGTCGAGATCGCGCCTGAACTGATCCTCCCGCTGGTCCTGCCGCCGCTCCTGTACGCGTCCGTGCAGCGCACGTCCTGGCGGCAGTTCGCGGCCAACATCCGGCCCATCCTGCTGCTCGCCGTGGCGCTCGTGTTCGTGACGACGGCGGCCGTCGCGGCCGTGGCCAACGCCGTCGTGCCGGGGCTGCCGCTCGCCGCGGCCGTCGCGCTCGGCGCGCTCGTCGCCCCGCCGGACCCGGTGGCCGCGACCGCCGTCGCCGGTTCGCTCGGCCTGCCGCGGCGCCTGGTGTCGATCCTGGAGGGCGAGGGGCTCTTCAACGACGTCACCGCGATCGTGCTGTACCACGTGGCCATCGCCGCCGCCGTCAGCGGCACCTTCTCCTGGCCGTCGGCCGTCGGCCAGCTCGTGCTCTCCGCCGTCGTCGCCGTCGCCGTCGGCCTCGCCCTCGGCTGGCTCTCCAACAAGCTCATGGGCCTCCTGAACGACGCCACCCTGCAGACCGGCCTGACGCTGCTCGTGCCGTTCGTCGCCTACGTACTCGCCGAGGAACTCCTCGGCTCCGGCGTCCTCGCCGTCCTGACCACGGCCCTCTACCTCGCCGAGCGCGCCGTCGACGCCGACGACGTGCTCGGCCGGATCACCGGGCAGTCCTTCTGGGAGATCGTCGACACCCTCGTCACCGGTGTCGCGTTCGGCCTCATCGGCCTCGAACTGCACAACGTCTTCGGCACCGCCGACGGGCGCGAGTGGGAGATGGTCGGCTGGGGCGCCGCCATCGTGGCGGTCGTCGTCGGCGTGCGGCTGATGTGGCTGCTGCCCGCCACCTGGCTGGCCAAGCGGCTGCACAAGCGCCGCGACTACGACGAGGAGATCCCGACCAGCTGGCGCGAGACGGTCGTCATGTGGTGGTCCGGCATGCGCGGCGTGGCCTCGGTCGCGCTGGCCCTCGCCATTCCGCTCAAGACGGACGACGGGGCTCCGTTCCCGGCCCGTGACGAGATCGTCTTCATCGCCTTCTGCGTGATCATCGCGACCCTGATCGCCCAGGGACTGACCCTGCCGTGGCTGGTCAAGAAGCTCGGCGTGCGTGCCGACACCGACGCCGAGCGGGCCCTTGAGCGCGAACTCGCCGTGCGCGCCGCGAAGGCCGCCAAGGCGCGCCTCAAGGAGATCGAGGAGGTCGAGGAGCTGCCGGAGGAGGTCGCCGAGCGGCTGCTGCGCGGAGCCTTCGACATCGGCGCCCGGATCAGCCCCGACATCCTGGACGACGAGCGGCGCGAGCGGTACGCCACCCGCGTCGACCGTTTCAAGGCCGTCCAGCGCATCCAGCGCGAGATGATGTCGGCCGCCCGCCACGAGGTTCTCGCCGCACGCAGCGAACCCGGCTACGACCCGGAGATCGTGGACCGGGTCCTGCACCACCTGGACGTGCGCAGCCTGCGCTGA
- a CDS encoding mechanosensitive ion channel family protein translates to MENVLRPLIVVGGSVVLTLAVGWVADWALRRAADRRPGQPLWELLRRCRLPLQLVLCAALLRGSYAQTKIAEGYSVGIGRALTLVLIASVAWLAVRISAAVVESSYARYASAHRDPARVRRVRTQVTLIQRVVAAIVGVVAAAAMLLTFPAMQAAGASLLASAGILGIVAGVAAQSTLANLFAGLQIAFGDMVRIGDTVVVDGEWGVVDEITLTFLTVRTWDERRITMPVSYFTSKPFENWSRGGAQMTGTVFLQLDHSAPMAQMREKLHEILRECAAWDGRDWGLAVTDTTPNTVQVRALVTAKDADDIWTVRVTVREQLVAWLTEHHPYALPRVNTAWAVEPPDGGHPHPVTPYVPRTGRG, encoded by the coding sequence ATGGAGAACGTGCTGCGTCCGTTGATCGTGGTCGGCGGCTCGGTCGTGCTCACGCTCGCGGTCGGCTGGGTGGCCGACTGGGCGTTGCGCCGGGCCGCCGACAGACGGCCCGGGCAGCCGCTGTGGGAGCTGCTGCGCCGCTGCCGACTGCCGTTGCAACTGGTGCTGTGCGCGGCGCTGCTGCGCGGGTCGTACGCCCAGACGAAGATCGCCGAGGGGTATTCGGTGGGCATCGGCAGAGCGCTCACGCTGGTGCTCATCGCCTCGGTGGCCTGGCTCGCGGTGCGGATCTCGGCGGCCGTGGTGGAGTCGTCGTACGCGCGCTACGCCTCCGCGCACCGCGACCCGGCCCGGGTCCGGCGCGTGCGCACGCAGGTCACGCTGATCCAGCGCGTGGTCGCGGCGATCGTCGGCGTGGTGGCCGCCGCCGCGATGCTGCTCACGTTCCCCGCCATGCAGGCGGCCGGGGCCTCGCTGCTCGCGTCGGCGGGCATCCTCGGCATCGTGGCGGGTGTGGCCGCCCAGTCCACGCTCGCCAACCTCTTCGCGGGGCTGCAGATCGCGTTCGGCGACATGGTGCGGATCGGGGACACGGTGGTGGTGGACGGCGAGTGGGGTGTCGTCGACGAGATCACGCTGACGTTCCTGACGGTGCGCACCTGGGACGAGCGCCGGATCACGATGCCGGTGTCGTACTTCACCTCGAAGCCGTTCGAGAACTGGTCCCGCGGCGGCGCCCAGATGACCGGCACCGTCTTCCTCCAGCTCGACCACTCGGCCCCGATGGCTCAGATGCGCGAGAAGCTGCACGAGATCCTGCGCGAGTGCGCCGCCTGGGACGGCCGGGACTGGGGTCTCGCGGTCACGGACACGACGCCGAACACCGTGCAGGTACGGGCCCTGGTGACGGCCAAGGACGCCGACGACATCTGGACGGTGCGGGTCACGGTCCGCGAGCAGCTCGTCGCCTGGCTGACCGAGCACCATCCGTACGCGCTGCCCCGGGTCAACACGGCCTGGGCGGTGGAGCCGCCGGACGGGGGCCATCCGCATCCGGTGACGCCGTACGTGCCGCGGACGGGGCGGGGCTGA
- the lspA gene encoding signal peptidase II, producing the protein MAEAERIIGTPDIPEAEGAGPEQSDSGSKDEQRSGNEQTPEAETAADVEAEADAEPEGEPKPKGRRKIAVLFGVALVAYALDLVSKMIVVAELEHHEPIDVVGDLLRFNAIRNAGAAFGMGEAYTIIFTVIAAIVIVVIARLARKLYSLPWAIALGLLLGGALGNLTDRIFRSPGVFKGAVVDFIAPKGFAVFNLADSAIVCGGILIVLLSFRGLDPDGTVHKD; encoded by the coding sequence GTGGCAGAGGCGGAGCGCATCATCGGTACTCCGGACATCCCTGAGGCGGAGGGGGCCGGACCGGAGCAGTCCGATTCCGGCTCGAAGGACGAGCAGCGCTCCGGGAACGAGCAGACGCCGGAGGCGGAGACCGCGGCGGACGTGGAGGCCGAGGCCGACGCGGAGCCCGAGGGCGAGCCGAAGCCCAAGGGGCGGCGGAAGATCGCCGTGCTGTTCGGCGTCGCCCTCGTCGCGTACGCCCTCGACCTCGTCAGCAAGATGATCGTGGTCGCCGAGCTGGAGCACCACGAGCCGATCGACGTGGTCGGTGACCTGCTGCGTTTCAACGCGATCCGGAACGCGGGCGCTGCCTTCGGCATGGGCGAGGCGTACACCATCATCTTCACCGTGATCGCCGCGATCGTGATCGTGGTGATCGCCCGCCTCGCCCGCAAGCTGTACAGCCTGCCCTGGGCGATCGCCCTCGGCCTGCTGCTCGGCGGCGCGCTCGGCAACCTCACCGACCGTATCTTCCGCTCGCCCGGTGTGTTCAAGGGCGCGGTGGTCGACTTCATCGCGCCCAAGGGCTTCGCGGTCTTCAACCTCGCCGACTCCGCCATCGTCTGCGGCGGCATCCTGATCGTGCTGCTCTCCTTCCGCGGGCTCGACCCGGACGGCACCGTCCACAAGGACTGA
- a CDS encoding thioredoxin domain-containing protein, whose protein sequence is MSKRNSQAAKQAARERIRAQQEAERKREKRKRSIIVGTSIVGVLALAGGISYAVMQGNKPGYWEEAKDKKLVKPANTSGKDGTTVVVGKASAKKTLKVYEDPRCPICASFEQAVGPTVEKDIKDGKYKVQFVGATFLDRNIPGEGSRNAMSALGAALNVSPDAFLAYKKALYSADNHPSEQDDKFKDDSYLIKVANEVPELKKSDAFKKAVKDGTYDRWALAMGQAFQDDKDGVEGTPAFVMNGKQLKGADGKNAPMSVEDYNKAVDAALKG, encoded by the coding sequence ATGAGCAAGCGCAACAGCCAGGCCGCGAAGCAGGCCGCCCGCGAGCGGATCCGCGCCCAGCAGGAAGCCGAGCGCAAGCGCGAGAAGCGCAAGCGGTCCATCATCGTCGGCACGTCCATCGTCGGTGTCCTCGCCCTCGCGGGCGGCATCTCCTACGCCGTCATGCAGGGCAACAAGCCCGGCTACTGGGAAGAGGCCAAGGACAAGAAGCTCGTCAAGCCCGCGAACACCTCGGGCAAGGACGGCACGACCGTCGTCGTCGGCAAGGCGAGCGCCAAGAAGACCCTCAAGGTCTACGAGGACCCGCGCTGCCCGATCTGCGCGAGCTTCGAGCAGGCCGTCGGCCCGACGGTCGAGAAGGACATCAAGGACGGCAAGTACAAGGTCCAGTTCGTCGGCGCCACCTTCCTGGACCGCAACATCCCGGGCGAGGGCTCCCGCAACGCGATGAGCGCGCTCGGCGCCGCCCTGAACGTCTCCCCGGACGCGTTCCTCGCCTACAAGAAGGCGCTGTACTCGGCGGACAACCACCCGAGCGAGCAGGACGACAAGTTCAAGGACGACTCATACCTGATCAAGGTCGCGAACGAGGTCCCCGAGCTCAAGAAGAGCGACGCCTTCAAGAAGGCGGTCAAGGACGGTACGTACGACCGCTGGGCGCTGGCCATGGGGCAGGCGTTCCAGGACGACAAGGACGGCGTCGAGGGCACCCCGGCGTTCGTCATGAACGGCAAGCAGCTCAAGGGAGCCGACGGCAAGAACGCGCCGATGTCGGTCGAGGACTACAACAAGGCCGTCGACGCGGCGCTGAAGGGCTGA
- a CDS encoding serine/threonine-protein kinase, with amino-acid sequence MSDQGDIVDGRFELLERLGSGGMGTVWRARDTVLHREVALKEVRPQGPELSGDAARVLRERVLREARALARVNHPHVVTIHQIVDVGPHPWLVMELLPGRTLQDLLEERSLPPREAARLGRELLSALRAAHAAGVLHRDIKPANVLLRASSDRPDAVPPAVLTDFGVAALQGSTQLTATGELIGSPEYIAPERVRGTDEEGPASDLWSLGLVLYIAVEGVSPLRRATPLATLAAVLDEPVPPPVRSGPLSPVLEALLVRDPARRPDAARLDTMLAAVADDVAWQPTETAPRPPFTPPAPPPPPGSRSHAHARPPLDPPPDTTRRTPLRGDARGRTPVIVAAVAVALALVAGLALALTLRDGGGGGAEGKDGGQAAGSGSASPRTKEPSPRPTDTPTGGKPTGPSKPPASGRWIAQLHSEPLSSSAATRDRKLAAVRRTVPEAQYLRSDDYASLHPGYWVFYAPGPFADGRAALQFCAERGRTSGTTCVGRYLSDSAGDLGLQCKPPASSPAGRCVRS; translated from the coding sequence ATGAGCGACCAGGGGGACATAGTCGACGGGCGTTTCGAGCTGCTCGAACGGCTCGGCAGCGGCGGCATGGGCACGGTGTGGCGGGCGCGCGACACCGTGCTGCACCGTGAGGTGGCGCTGAAGGAAGTCCGGCCCCAGGGGCCGGAGTTGTCCGGCGACGCCGCACGGGTGCTGCGGGAGCGGGTGCTGCGCGAGGCCCGGGCGCTGGCCCGGGTCAATCACCCCCATGTCGTGACGATCCACCAGATCGTCGATGTGGGGCCGCACCCGTGGCTGGTGATGGAGCTGCTCCCGGGCCGCACCCTCCAGGATCTCCTGGAGGAACGCAGCCTGCCCCCGCGAGAGGCGGCGCGCCTGGGCCGGGAACTGCTCTCGGCCCTGCGCGCCGCCCACGCCGCAGGCGTCCTGCACCGCGACATCAAGCCCGCCAACGTGCTGCTGCGGGCGTCGTCCGACCGTCCCGATGCTGTTCCGCCCGCTGTCCTGACCGACTTCGGGGTCGCCGCGCTTCAGGGCTCCACGCAGCTCACGGCCACCGGCGAGCTCATCGGCTCGCCCGAGTACATCGCGCCCGAGCGCGTCCGGGGCACCGACGAGGAGGGACCGGCCTCCGACCTGTGGTCGCTGGGTCTGGTCCTGTACATCGCCGTGGAGGGGGTGAGTCCGCTGCGCCGCGCGACGCCCCTGGCCACCCTGGCCGCGGTCCTCGACGAGCCGGTGCCGCCGCCGGTGCGCTCCGGCCCGCTCTCACCGGTCCTGGAGGCGCTGCTCGTACGGGACCCGGCGCGGCGCCCTGACGCGGCCCGCCTGGACACGATGCTCGCCGCCGTGGCGGACGACGTCGCGTGGCAGCCCACCGAGACGGCGCCGCGCCCGCCCTTCACACCCCCCGCGCCGCCACCGCCACCCGGTTCGCGGAGCCACGCCCACGCGCGGCCACCCCTCGATCCACCACCGGACACCACGCGCCGGACCCCGCTCCGGGGCGACGCCCGCGGCCGCACACCCGTGATCGTCGCCGCGGTGGCGGTGGCCCTCGCCCTGGTGGCGGGCCTGGCACTGGCCCTGACCTTGCGCGACGGCGGGGGCGGGGGCGCGGAGGGCAAGGACGGCGGGCAGGCGGCCGGATCGGGGTCCGCGTCACCGCGTACGAAGGAACCTTCCCCGCGGCCCACCGACACCCCGACCGGCGGGAAGCCCACGGGCCCCTCGAAGCCGCCCGCGTCCGGCCGCTGGATCGCCCAGCTGCACTCCGAGCCGCTCTCGTCGTCCGCCGCGACCCGCGACCGCAAGCTCGCCGCCGTCCGCAGGACCGTGCCGGAGGCGCAGTACCTGCGCAGCGACGACTACGCCTCGCTGCACCCGGGGTACTGGGTGTTCTACGCGCCGGGCCCGTTCGCCGACGGGCGTGCGGCGCTGCAGTTCTGCGCGGAGCGCGGCCGCACCTCGGGGACCACGTGCGTGGGGCGCTACCTCAGCGACAGCGCCGGGGACCTCGGGCTCCAGTGCAAGCCGCCCGCGAGCAGCCCGGCGGGCCGCTGCGTGCGGTCCTGA
- a CDS encoding TraR/DksA family transcriptional regulator, which produces MVAKKTAVQQSASSRSTAAGAGAAGEAGGKAARTVKTVRAGKTAGAGSAAPKKTTAKAAAKAPAKASAKKTSAAVPEKTAAAASAKKAAAKTTATKAAAAKKAGDKKPVGKEAAGASRNVAAKKSVAKKTTVAKKASPEKASPQKAASKKTASKKASATKASAAKAAPEQAASEKSAATTEADSGPAASKKATGATKGSGARKRTAKKSAASAAEGAAQAAETTGATTVVAKKTPGTATAAAKSGAVPKARAAGTPGELAVRPGEDPWTPAEVAEARTELMSETMRLRSEIEASEAGLAGLMRDSGDGAGDDQADTGTKNITREHEMALAANAREMLEQTERALERLDAGTYGLCENCGNPIGKARMQAFPRATLCVECKQKQERRY; this is translated from the coding sequence ATGGTGGCGAAGAAGACCGCCGTACAGCAGTCGGCGTCCAGCAGATCCACAGCCGCGGGGGCCGGGGCGGCGGGGGAGGCGGGCGGCAAGGCGGCCCGCACCGTCAAGACCGTGCGGGCGGGCAAGACGGCGGGCGCGGGCTCGGCGGCGCCGAAGAAGACCACGGCCAAGGCGGCCGCGAAGGCGCCTGCGAAGGCGTCGGCGAAGAAGACGTCTGCCGCTGTCCCGGAGAAGACAGCGGCTGCGGCTTCGGCGAAGAAGGCCGCCGCCAAGACGACCGCCACCAAGGCGGCCGCCGCCAAGAAAGCCGGCGACAAAAAGCCTGTCGGCAAGGAGGCGGCGGGTGCCTCCAGGAACGTGGCCGCCAAGAAGTCCGTTGCCAAGAAGACGACCGTTGCCAAGAAGGCGTCTCCGGAGAAGGCGTCTCCACAGAAGGCGGCTTCGAAGAAGACAGCTTCGAAGAAGGCGTCGGCCACGAAGGCGTCGGCGGCGAAAGCCGCGCCCGAGCAGGCCGCGTCCGAGAAGTCCGCCGCCACGACGGAGGCGGACAGCGGGCCTGCTGCGTCCAAGAAGGCGACGGGCGCCACGAAGGGTTCGGGAGCCAGGAAACGTACGGCCAAGAAGTCGGCCGCGTCCGCGGCCGAGGGTGCGGCTCAGGCCGCGGAGACGACGGGAGCCACGACGGTGGTTGCGAAGAAGACTCCGGGCACGGCGACGGCGGCGGCGAAGTCGGGCGCGGTGCCCAAGGCGCGGGCCGCGGGGACACCCGGCGAGCTCGCGGTGCGGCCCGGCGAGGATCCGTGGACCCCGGCGGAGGTCGCCGAGGCACGCACCGAGCTGATGTCCGAGACCATGCGGCTGCGGTCCGAGATCGAGGCGTCCGAGGCCGGTCTCGCCGGTCTGATGCGGGACTCCGGGGACGGCGCGGGCGACGACCAGGCGGACACCGGCACGAAGAACATCACGCGGGAGCACGAGATGGCGCTCGCCGCGAACGCCCGGGAGATGCTGGAGCAGACCGAGCGCGCCCTGGAGCGCCTGGACGCGGGGACGTACGGCCTCTGCGAGAACTGCGGCAACCCCATCGGCAAGGCCCGCATGCAGGCGTTCCCGCGGGCCACCCTGTGCGTCGAATGCAAGCAGAAGCAGGAACGGCGCTACTGA
- a CDS encoding alkaline phosphatase D family protein, with protein sequence MTSRRDNSLTPAEGPGKPSAALTPRRRTVVKAAAATAALAAPLAAALPARAATGPAFLHGVASGDPLPDGVLLWTRITPTPDAVPGSGKGPDTEVRWEIAEDKGFSKVVGRGSTTAKAAGDHTVKADVRGLRPATTYYYRFSVGSDAPVLSPVGRTRTAPAHETAAPGIRFGVVSCSNWEAGYFSAYRHLAARTELDAVLHLGDYLYEYASGGFASSGDVVREHQPKHEILSLADYRIRHGAHKTDPDAQAMHGTHPVIAIWDDHEVANDAWSGGAENHTPETEGPWAARVAAAKQAYFEWMPVRPATEGTVYRRLRFGKLADLHLLDLRSFRSKQAGVGSGDVDSPDRTIAGRAQLDWLKAGLAASDAAWKLVGTSVMISPVAFGSLPAYLLKPLAKLLGLPEGGLAVNTDQWDGYAHDRKELIGHLRDKGIRNTVFLTGDIHMAWANDVPVTAATYPASPSAATEFVVTSVTSDNVDDLLNVPPQTLSLVGVAAIKAANRHVKWLDMDSHGYGVLDVTAERSQMDYYIVSDRTDPEATSSWARSYRTLAGTQKVERVRAPVR encoded by the coding sequence ATGACCAGTCGAAGAGACAACTCCCTTACGCCCGCTGAGGGTCCCGGCAAACCGTCGGCCGCCCTCACCCCGCGCCGCCGCACCGTCGTCAAGGCCGCGGCCGCCACCGCCGCCCTCGCCGCCCCGCTGGCCGCGGCCCTGCCCGCCCGCGCCGCCACCGGCCCGGCCTTCCTGCACGGTGTCGCCTCCGGCGACCCGCTGCCCGACGGCGTCCTGCTGTGGACGCGGATCACGCCGACGCCCGACGCCGTGCCCGGATCCGGCAAGGGGCCGGACACCGAGGTGCGGTGGGAGATAGCCGAGGACAAGGGCTTCAGCAAGGTCGTGGGCCGCGGCTCGACCACCGCGAAGGCGGCGGGCGACCACACGGTCAAGGCCGATGTAAGGGGCCTGCGCCCGGCGACCACCTATTACTACCGCTTCTCCGTAGGCAGCGACGCGCCCGTGCTCTCCCCCGTGGGCCGCACCCGCACCGCCCCGGCCCACGAGACCGCCGCGCCCGGCATCCGCTTCGGCGTCGTGTCGTGCTCCAACTGGGAGGCCGGCTACTTCTCCGCGTACCGCCATCTCGCCGCCCGCACCGAGCTCGACGCGGTCCTGCACCTCGGCGACTACCTGTACGAGTACGCGTCCGGCGGCTTCGCCTCGTCCGGCGACGTCGTGCGCGAGCACCAGCCGAAGCACGAGATCCTCAGCCTCGCCGACTACCGGATCCGGCACGGCGCCCACAAGACCGACCCCGACGCGCAGGCCATGCACGGCACCCACCCCGTCATCGCGATCTGGGACGACCACGAGGTCGCCAACGACGCCTGGTCGGGCGGCGCGGAGAACCACACGCCGGAGACCGAGGGCCCTTGGGCCGCGCGCGTGGCCGCCGCCAAGCAGGCGTACTTCGAGTGGATGCCGGTGCGCCCGGCCACCGAGGGCACCGTCTACCGCCGGCTGCGCTTCGGCAAGCTCGCCGACCTGCACCTGCTCGACCTGCGCTCGTTCCGCTCGAAGCAGGCGGGGGTGGGCAGCGGTGACGTCGACTCGCCGGACCGCACGATCGCGGGCCGCGCCCAACTCGACTGGCTGAAGGCGGGCCTGGCCGCCTCGGACGCCGCGTGGAAGCTGGTCGGCACGTCGGTGATGATCTCGCCGGTCGCGTTCGGCTCGCTGCCCGCGTACCTCCTCAAGCCCCTCGCGAAGCTGCTCGGCCTGCCCGAGGGCGGTCTCGCCGTCAACACCGACCAGTGGGACGGCTACGCCCACGACCGCAAGGAACTCATCGGGCACCTGCGGGACAAGGGCATCCGGAACACCGTCTTCCTGACCGGTGACATCCATATGGCGTGGGCCAACGACGTGCCGGTGACCGCCGCCACGTACCCGGCGTCGCCGTCCGCGGCCACGGAGTTCGTCGTCACGTCCGTGACGTCCGACAACGTCGACGACCTCCTGAACGTCCCGCCGCAGACCCTGTCCCTGGTCGGCGTCGCCGCGATCAAGGCCGCCAACCGCCACGTGAAGTGGCTCGACATGGACTCCCACGGATACGGCGTCCTGGACGTCACGGCGGAGCGCTCGCAGATGGACTACTACATCGTCTCCGACCGCACGGACCCCGAGGCGACGTCCTCGTGGGCGCGTTCGTACCGGACGCTCGCCGGTACCCAGAAGGTGGAGCGGGTGCGGGCACCGGTACGGTGA
- a CDS encoding RluA family pseudouridine synthase: protein MSTIPEIRTLPVPDGLEGERVDAAISRMFGFSRTKAAELAAAGKVAVDGSVVGKSERVHGGAWLEVEMPQAPAPVQIVAEPVEGMEIVHDDEDIVVIVKPVGVAAHPSPGWTGTTVIGGLAAAGYRISTSGAAERQGIVHRLDVGTSGLMVVAKSERAYTSLKRQFKERTVDKRYHALVQGHPDPMSGTIDAPIGRHPNHDYKWAVTAEGKPSVTHYDLMEAFRAASLLDIKLETGRTHQIRVHMSAHRHPCVGDLTYGADPTLAKRLGITRQWLHAVRLGFEHPGDGQWVEFASDYPDDLQLALDRVRAESA, encoded by the coding sequence GTGAGCACGATTCCCGAGATCCGCACCCTGCCCGTACCGGACGGCCTGGAGGGCGAGCGCGTCGACGCCGCCATCTCGCGCATGTTCGGCTTCTCCCGCACGAAGGCCGCCGAGCTCGCCGCGGCGGGGAAGGTCGCGGTCGACGGCTCGGTGGTCGGCAAGTCCGAGCGGGTGCACGGCGGCGCCTGGCTCGAAGTGGAGATGCCGCAGGCGCCCGCTCCGGTGCAGATCGTCGCCGAGCCCGTCGAGGGCATGGAGATCGTGCACGACGACGAGGACATCGTCGTGATCGTCAAGCCCGTCGGCGTCGCTGCGCACCCGAGCCCCGGCTGGACCGGTACCACCGTGATCGGTGGCCTCGCCGCCGCCGGGTACCGCATCTCGACGTCCGGCGCCGCCGAGCGCCAGGGCATCGTGCACCGCCTGGACGTCGGCACGTCCGGCCTGATGGTCGTCGCCAAGTCGGAGCGGGCGTACACGTCGCTGAAGCGCCAGTTCAAGGAGCGCACGGTCGACAAGCGGTACCACGCCCTGGTGCAGGGCCACCCCGACCCCATGAGCGGCACCATCGACGCCCCCATCGGCCGCCACCCGAACCACGACTACAAGTGGGCGGTCACCGCCGAGGGCAAGCCCTCCGTCACGCACTACGACCTCATGGAGGCCTTCCGCGCGGCCTCCCTGCTCGACATCAAGCTGGAGACCGGCCGGACCCACCAGATCCGGGTGCACATGTCGGCGCACCGGCACCCCTGCGTGGGCGACCTGACGTACGGCGCCGACCCCACGCTCGCCAAGCGGCTCGGGATCACCCGCCAGTGGCTGCACGCCGTGCGGCTCGGCTTCGAGCACCCCGGGGACGGCCAGTGGGTCGAGTTCGCCAGCGACTACCCCGACGACCTCCAGCTGGCGCTCGACCGGGTGCGGGCGGAGAGCGCGTGA
- a CDS encoding dienelactone hydrolase family protein: MNIMLFHSTYGLRPAVRAAADRLRAAGHEVWTPDLFDGRTFETVEEGLAFKDELGNDELLKRAVLAAAPYSDRGLVYAGFSLGAATAQTLALGDAKARGLLLLHGTSDIAENASVDELPVQLHVAEPDAFETDDWLSAWYLQMGRAGADVEVYRYAGAGHLYTDPDLDDYDAEAAEATWRTALGFLESL; encoded by the coding sequence ATGAACATCATGCTTTTCCATTCGACGTACGGGCTGCGGCCCGCGGTGCGCGCGGCGGCCGACCGGCTGCGGGCCGCCGGGCACGAGGTGTGGACCCCGGACCTCTTCGACGGCCGCACCTTCGAGACCGTCGAGGAAGGGCTGGCCTTCAAGGACGAGCTGGGCAACGACGAGCTGCTCAAGCGCGCGGTCCTGGCCGCCGCGCCCTACTCCGACCGGGGCCTCGTCTACGCGGGCTTCTCGCTCGGCGCCGCCACCGCGCAGACCCTCGCCCTCGGCGACGCCAAGGCGCGCGGCCTGCTGCTCCTGCACGGCACGTCGGACATCGCGGAGAACGCGTCCGTGGACGAGCTCCCCGTGCAGCTGCACGTCGCCGAGCCCGACGCGTTCGAGACGGACGACTGGCTCAGCGCCTGGTACCTCCAGATGGGCCGCGCGGGCGCCGACGTGGAGGTCTACCGGTACGCGGGCGCCGGGCACCTGTACACCGACCCGGACCTCGACGACTACGACGCCGAGGCGGCGGAGGCGACGTGGCGCACGGCGCTGGGGTTCCTGGAGAGCCTGTAG